From the Comamonas odontotermitis genome, one window contains:
- a CDS encoding DnaJ C-terminal domain-containing protein: MDSKNYYQVLGVEKKASADDIKKAYRKLARKYHPDISKEKDADKRMAELNEANAVLSDAEKRAEYDAMLDAPSGFAGGARGGNPFQNAEGFNPGDFNFSRQHMDGDADYSDFFNQMFGQARAQRGAGGPGSASGRMPPMRGEDQHASIELDLIDSYQGAERMLTLHGRQVDEHGDVVTKERQLQVKIPKGVREGQMIRLAGQGGPGYNGGEAGDLLLEVHFRADKRWRTEGKDVYMPLPVAPWEAAIGGSAEVNTPAGTLEVTIPAGWSAGRKLRLKGKGLPAATPGDLYLELQLTTPPADSAEAKAAYEAFAQAFPRFQPRQGV; the protein is encoded by the coding sequence ATGGATAGCAAAAACTACTACCAAGTTCTCGGAGTGGAAAAAAAGGCCTCGGCGGACGATATCAAAAAGGCGTACCGCAAGCTGGCCCGCAAATACCACCCCGACATCAGCAAGGAAAAGGATGCCGACAAACGCATGGCCGAATTGAACGAGGCCAATGCCGTGCTGTCGGATGCGGAAAAGCGCGCCGAGTATGACGCCATGCTGGACGCGCCGAGCGGCTTTGCAGGCGGGGCGCGTGGCGGCAACCCTTTCCAGAATGCCGAGGGGTTCAATCCGGGCGATTTCAACTTCAGCCGCCAGCACATGGACGGCGACGCCGACTACAGCGATTTCTTCAACCAGATGTTCGGCCAGGCCCGTGCACAGCGCGGCGCTGGCGGGCCCGGCAGTGCGAGCGGCCGCATGCCCCCCATGCGCGGCGAAGACCAGCACGCCAGCATCGAGCTGGATCTGATCGACAGCTACCAGGGGGCCGAACGCATGCTGACCCTGCATGGCCGCCAGGTGGACGAGCACGGCGACGTCGTCACGAAAGAGCGCCAGTTACAGGTCAAGATCCCCAAGGGCGTGCGCGAAGGACAGATGATCCGCCTGGCCGGCCAGGGCGGCCCGGGCTACAACGGCGGCGAAGCGGGCGACCTGCTGCTGGAAGTGCATTTTCGCGCCGACAAGCGCTGGCGCACGGAAGGCAAGGATGTCTACATGCCTCTGCCGGTGGCGCCATGGGAGGCTGCGATTGGCGGCTCTGCCGAGGTGAATACGCCTGCGGGCACGCTGGAAGTGACCATTCCCGCCGGCTGGTCGGCAGGGCGAAAGCTGCGCCTCAAAGGCAAGGGGCTGCCCGCCGCAACGCCAGGTGACCTGTATCTGGAGCTGCAGTTGACCACGCCGCCAGCCGACAGCGCCGAGGCCAAGGCCGCCTACGAGGCGTTTGCCCAGGCCTTCCCTCGCTTCCAGCCCCGCCAAGGAGTCTGA
- a CDS encoding MerR family transcriptional regulator yields MNHYTASIHTTTLEILDDDALDAVTLARACHRSVEWVQARVVDGVLTPSTGTRHATAVTSWRFASPSIVRARRVAQLERMYDADPQLAAMTVDLMEEVLDLRRKLQGF; encoded by the coding sequence ATGAACCACTACACCGCCAGCATTCACACCACTACGCTGGAAATCCTGGACGACGACGCACTGGACGCCGTCACCCTGGCCCGCGCCTGTCACCGCAGCGTGGAATGGGTGCAGGCCCGCGTCGTGGACGGTGTGCTCACCCCCAGCACCGGCACGCGCCACGCAACTGCCGTAACCAGTTGGCGCTTTGCCAGCCCCTCCATCGTGCGCGCCAGGCGCGTGGCACAGCTTGAGCGCATGTACGACGCCGACCCGCAACTGGCCGCGATGACCGTGGATCTGATGGAGGAAGTGCTGGACCTGCGCCGCAAGCTCCAAGGCTTCTGA
- a CDS encoding lipocalin family protein — protein MDEREPQDSQPGRAPWLPVVTVGLSALAAYAVYRWFGNHSSKVVPAAQIEPVSDFDVERFVGDWYEIARIEKGLGKPLTRSRIEYELQDDGSLSITMRGFHAGTHRWVESTGNARFVGSPHFGAMKASFLGPFYEGYHIVAIDPNYQWAMIMGDTTDSFKLLSREPVLDGETTELLLYQAELMGVEAERIHWVMQDGVNPTGQW, from the coding sequence ATGGATGAGCGAGAACCGCAAGATTCCCAGCCCGGTCGCGCGCCGTGGCTGCCTGTGGTCACTGTGGGTCTGTCGGCCCTTGCGGCCTATGCGGTGTACCGGTGGTTCGGCAACCATTCCAGCAAGGTGGTGCCCGCCGCGCAGATCGAGCCGGTGTCCGACTTTGACGTGGAGCGCTTCGTTGGCGACTGGTATGAGATCGCGCGCATCGAAAAAGGCCTGGGCAAGCCGCTGACCCGCTCGCGCATCGAGTACGAACTGCAAGATGACGGCAGCCTGTCCATCACCATGCGGGGCTTTCATGCCGGCACCCACCGCTGGGTGGAATCCACTGGCAATGCGCGCTTTGTCGGATCCCCGCACTTTGGCGCGATGAAAGCATCTTTTCTCGGCCCGTTCTATGAGGGCTACCACATTGTCGCCATCGATCCGAACTACCAGTGGGCCATGATCATGGGCGACACCACGGATTCGTTCAAGTTGCTCTCGCGCGAGCCGGTACTGGACGGCGAAACCACCGAACTGCTGCTCTACCAGGCGGAGCTGATGGGAGTGGAGGCCGAACGCATCCATTGGGTGATGCAGGACGGCGTGAATCCGACGGGGCAATGGTAA
- a CDS encoding ABC transporter ATP-binding protein — MNGAVNAENADVLLEARQLNAWYGAAHILFDVSLNVRRGEVVALMGRNGAGKSTTLKAIMGLLARRSGQVRFCGSDISHHEAWQIARLGLGYVPEDRRIFTELTVLENLEVGRQPARHWPDGTVASDWTAERLLAFFPNLAAMPERPGGQMSGGEQQMLTVARTLMGNPYLVLLDEPSEGVAPVIVEQMVQMILQLKAHGVSILLCEQNLHFAQLVSDRAYVLEKGEIQFEGSMVALLERERAGARLVGV, encoded by the coding sequence ATGAACGGCGCCGTGAATGCTGAAAACGCAGATGTGCTGCTGGAGGCCCGCCAGCTCAACGCCTGGTACGGCGCGGCCCATATCCTGTTTGATGTGTCGCTGAACGTGCGGCGTGGCGAGGTGGTGGCGCTGATGGGGCGCAACGGTGCGGGCAAATCCACCACGCTCAAGGCCATCATGGGTCTTTTGGCACGGCGCAGCGGGCAGGTGCGTTTTTGCGGGAGCGATATCTCGCACCATGAAGCCTGGCAGATTGCCCGCCTGGGCCTGGGCTACGTGCCCGAGGATCGCCGCATCTTCACCGAGCTGACGGTGCTGGAGAACCTGGAGGTGGGCCGCCAGCCTGCCCGCCATTGGCCGGACGGCACGGTGGCGAGCGACTGGACGGCGGAGCGCCTGCTGGCCTTCTTTCCCAATCTGGCAGCCATGCCCGAGCGCCCAGGGGGCCAGATGAGCGGTGGTGAGCAGCAGATGCTGACTGTGGCGCGCACCCTGATGGGCAACCCCTACCTGGTGCTGCTCGATGAGCCTTCGGAAGGCGTGGCGCCGGTCATCGTGGAGCAGATGGTGCAGATGATCCTGCAGCTCAAGGCGCATGGCGTGAGCATCCTGCTGTGCGAGCAGAACCTGCACTTCGCCCAACTGGTAAGCGACCGGGCCTATGTGCTGGAGAAGGGCGAAATCCAGTTCGAAGGCAGCATGGTGGCGTTGCTGGAGCGGGAGAGGGCTGGGGCCCGGCTGGTTGGTGTGTAA
- a CDS encoding ABC transporter ATP-binding protein: MTELLQVSHLGKRFGGVQAVADVSFSLRRGEVLALIGPNGAGKTTIFNMVGGQLRADAGSVRLNGTELVGKLPREIWRLGVGRTFQIAETFASLTVVENVQMALLSAAGRSFGLWQKARDFRRDEALALLALVGMQAQADRPCSELAYGDVKSVELAIAMAHQPALLLMDEPTAGMAQAERHQLMALTQRLARERDMAVLFTEHSMDVVFAYADRIIVLARGRLIAEGSPDEVRSNPEVQAVYLGKGTTYEAAAHGEAA; the protein is encoded by the coding sequence ATGACGGAATTGCTGCAGGTGAGCCATTTGGGCAAGCGCTTTGGCGGCGTGCAGGCGGTGGCCGATGTCAGCTTTTCGCTGCGGCGCGGCGAAGTGCTGGCCTTGATCGGTCCCAATGGCGCAGGCAAGACGACCATCTTCAACATGGTGGGTGGACAGTTGCGGGCAGACGCCGGATCGGTGCGCCTGAATGGCACCGAGCTGGTGGGCAAGCTGCCGCGCGAGATCTGGCGCCTGGGGGTCGGGCGCACCTTCCAGATTGCGGAAACCTTTGCGTCGCTGACGGTGGTTGAAAACGTACAGATGGCGCTGCTGTCGGCGGCAGGCCGCAGCTTTGGGTTGTGGCAGAAGGCACGTGATTTCCGGCGTGACGAGGCGCTTGCCCTGCTGGCGCTGGTGGGCATGCAGGCCCAGGCAGATCGCCCCTGCAGCGAACTGGCCTATGGCGACGTGAAAAGCGTGGAACTGGCCATTGCCATGGCGCACCAACCGGCACTTTTGCTGATGGACGAGCCCACGGCCGGCATGGCCCAGGCCGAGCGCCACCAGTTGATGGCGCTGACGCAGCGCCTGGCGCGCGAGCGCGACATGGCGGTACTGTTCACCGAGCACAGCATGGATGTGGTGTTTGCCTATGCGGACCGCATCATCGTGCTGGCGCGTGGCCGCCTGATCGCCGAAGGCTCGCCGGACGAGGTGCGCAGCAACCCCGAAGTGCAGGCTGTCTACCTGGGCAAGGGCACTACTTACGAGGCGGCAGCCCACGGGGAGGCGGCATGA
- a CDS encoding ABC transporter ATP-binding protein: MVDTIRAEAAPLLQVRDLHVAFGGQDVVKGVSFSMHAGEKLALVGESGSGKSVTALSLLRLVGDAQLRGEALMGARNLLQISEREIQAVRGDEIAVIFQEPMTALNPLMTMGAQIAEVLQLKQGLSDKAAWAQAVQLLATTGIPEPERRAGSYPHQLSGGQRQRAMIAMALACKPKLLIADEPTTALDVSLRGQILDLLNELQRETGMAVLMITHDLPLVRHFADRVAVMEKGLLVEQGSVAEVFAAPQHPYTRKLLASTPQRDVVAPQAGAQAVLQAQNLSVAYATPLPGFKGWFRKGRFEAVREASLQLAQGQTLGVIGESGSGKSTLAQAILGLLPSTGELRIEQQPWQLPAQRNTAANQQLRRKVQVVFQDPFSSLSPRMTVQEIVGEGLQLAHPRMPTADLQQQVLALLREVGLTEEQFPGLLERYPHEFSGGQRQRLAIARALIVNPDILVLDEPTSALDVTIQQQVLALLQRLQKERRLSYVLITHDVAVIRAMAHQVLVMKDGRIVESGEVMQVLDAPREAYTQRLMASSLELSPVAP, translated from the coding sequence ATGGTTGACACCATTCGGGCAGAGGCCGCACCGCTGTTGCAGGTGCGCGACCTGCATGTGGCCTTTGGTGGCCAGGACGTGGTCAAGGGTGTGAGTTTTTCGATGCATGCGGGCGAAAAGCTGGCGCTGGTGGGTGAATCCGGATCGGGGAAATCCGTGACGGCACTGTCGCTGCTGCGCCTGGTGGGTGACGCGCAATTGCGCGGCGAGGCCTTGATGGGTGCGCGCAATCTGCTGCAAATTTCAGAGCGTGAGATACAGGCCGTGCGCGGCGATGAGATCGCGGTGATCTTTCAGGAGCCGATGACGGCACTCAACCCGCTGATGACTATGGGCGCGCAGATTGCAGAGGTGCTGCAACTCAAGCAAGGGCTGTCGGACAAGGCGGCCTGGGCGCAGGCCGTGCAACTGCTGGCCACCACAGGCATCCCCGAGCCCGAGCGGCGCGCCGGCAGCTATCCGCACCAGTTGAGTGGCGGGCAACGCCAGCGCGCCATGATCGCCATGGCACTGGCCTGCAAACCCAAGCTGCTGATTGCCGATGAACCCACCACAGCGCTGGACGTGAGCCTGCGCGGGCAGATTCTGGATCTGCTGAACGAGCTGCAGCGCGAGACAGGCATGGCGGTGCTGATGATCACGCACGACCTGCCACTGGTGCGGCACTTTGCCGACCGGGTGGCTGTGATGGAAAAAGGCCTGCTGGTGGAGCAGGGCAGTGTGGCCGAGGTATTTGCTGCGCCGCAGCATCCCTATACACGCAAGCTGCTGGCCAGCACGCCGCAGCGCGATGTCGTCGCGCCCCAGGCGGGTGCGCAGGCTGTGCTGCAGGCGCAGAACCTGTCCGTGGCCTATGCCACGCCGCTGCCGGGCTTCAAGGGTTGGTTCCGCAAGGGTCGGTTCGAGGCGGTGCGCGAAGCCAGCCTGCAATTGGCGCAGGGCCAGACACTGGGCGTGATTGGCGAGTCGGGCTCAGGCAAATCCACCCTGGCCCAGGCCATTCTGGGCCTCTTGCCCAGCACGGGTGAGCTGCGCATCGAGCAGCAGCCCTGGCAATTGCCCGCGCAGCGCAACACGGCTGCCAACCAGCAGTTGCGCCGCAAGGTGCAGGTGGTGTTCCAGGACCCGTTCTCGTCCCTGTCGCCGCGCATGACGGTGCAGGAGATCGTTGGCGAGGGGCTGCAACTGGCCCACCCCCGCATGCCCACCGCCGATCTGCAGCAGCAGGTGCTGGCATTGCTGCGAGAAGTGGGCCTGACCGAGGAGCAGTTCCCTGGTCTGCTTGAGCGCTACCCGCACGAATTCTCGGGCGGCCAGCGCCAGCGGTTGGCGATTGCCCGTGCATTGATCGTGAATCCCGATATTCTGGTGCTCGATGAGCCCACCAGTGCGCTCGATGTCACCATCCAGCAGCAGGTGCTGGCCTTGCTGCAGCGGCTGCAAAAGGAGCGCAGGCTGTCGTATGTGCTGATCACCCACGATGTCGCGGTGATTCGCGCCATGGCGCACCAGGTGCTGGTAATGAAGGACGGGCGGATTGTCGAATCGGGCGAAGTGATGCAGGTGCTGGACGCCCCGCGCGAGGCCTATACCCAGCGCCTGATGGCTTCAAGCCTGGAGCTGTCGCCGGTGGCTCCGTGA
- a CDS encoding ABC transporter permease: MTERVSTAAPGRSPAARAWRRFKSNKLGFYSLVVFVVLVVVSLFAEVISNDKPLVVRYEGHTYFPLAKDYPETTFGGDFHTTTDFLDPFIQQQLTKDGNWAIFPINRYGKSTINYFAKAPNPSPPSRDNWLGTDDRGRDLLAQLLYGFRVSVLFGLALMAIGVLLGVVAGAIQGFFGGKTDLLLQRLSEIWGSMPELYLLIIFSAVFAPSVALLLILLSLFGWLGLADYVRAEFLRNRQLDYVKSARALGVPNWQIMWRHILPNSLTPVVTFLPFRMSAAILTLTSLDFLGLGVPPGTPSLGELLSQGKNNIDAWWISLATFGVLVITLLLLTFMGDALRDALDPRKQLNTPAAPSNKAQTATQTVATSLPAQPGHAEVRHG; this comes from the coding sequence ATGACCGAGCGTGTTTCCACTGCGGCCCCGGGCCGCTCTCCCGCCGCCCGTGCCTGGCGCCGCTTCAAATCCAACAAGCTGGGGTTCTACAGCCTGGTGGTCTTTGTGGTGTTGGTGGTGGTGAGCCTGTTTGCAGAGGTGATCAGCAACGACAAGCCGCTCGTCGTGCGCTACGAAGGGCACACCTACTTTCCGCTGGCCAAGGATTACCCGGAAACCACGTTTGGTGGTGATTTCCACACCACTACCGATTTTCTCGATCCCTTCATCCAGCAGCAACTGACCAAGGATGGCAATTGGGCGATTTTCCCCATCAACCGCTACGGTAAATCCACCATCAATTACTTTGCCAAGGCGCCCAATCCTTCGCCTCCGTCGCGCGACAACTGGCTGGGCACTGATGACAGGGGGCGCGACCTGCTGGCGCAGCTGCTGTACGGCTTTCGCGTCAGCGTGCTGTTTGGCCTGGCGCTGATGGCCATTGGCGTGCTGCTGGGCGTGGTGGCGGGCGCAATTCAGGGTTTTTTCGGCGGCAAGACCGACTTGCTGCTGCAGCGCCTGTCAGAGATCTGGGGCTCGATGCCCGAGCTGTACCTGCTGATCATCTTCAGCGCGGTGTTTGCGCCCAGCGTGGCGCTGCTGCTGATTCTGCTGAGCCTGTTTGGCTGGCTGGGGTTGGCAGACTATGTGCGCGCCGAGTTTCTGCGCAACCGGCAGCTGGACTATGTCAAATCTGCTCGCGCGCTGGGCGTGCCCAATTGGCAGATCATGTGGCGGCACATTCTGCCCAACAGCCTGACACCGGTCGTGACCTTTCTGCCTTTCCGCATGAGTGCCGCAATCCTGACGCTGACCTCGCTGGATTTCCTGGGCCTGGGCGTGCCGCCCGGCACGCCAAGCCTGGGCGAGCTGCTCTCGCAGGGCAAGAACAACATTGACGCCTGGTGGATATCACTTGCCACCTTTGGTGTTCTGGTGATCACCTTGCTTTTGCTCACCTTCATGGGCGATGCGCTGCGCGATGCACTCGATCCGAGAAAGCAGCTCAATACCCCGGCAGCGCCCTCCAACAAGGCGCAGACGGCTACACAAACTGTAGCGACTTCCTTGCCTGCCCAGCCCGGACACGCGGAGGTGCGCCATGGTTGA
- a CDS encoding DUF2127 domain-containing protein — MVGPVADYIVIESTIDGTIDSAIGRQQNGAPSAMLCAMPAANPPHALRTALQGIAVFEALKGVAALLGLLGLLSLLHHDLHHLALELIGHFGLSPEARYPAVLINWVDRINASSIHTLVLLGSLYIALRWLEAWGLWHDKAWGEWLGALSAGLYIPLEIRHLLAHRHWQGALVLLLNLVLVAVLLRRLYLRRKA, encoded by the coding sequence ATGGTTGGGCCTGTAGCCGACTATATCGTCATTGAAAGCACCATTGACGGCACTATTGATAGCGCCATTGGCCGACAGCAAAACGGCGCGCCTTCGGCCATGCTGTGCGCCATGCCTGCTGCCAATCCCCCCCATGCCCTGCGCACTGCGCTGCAGGGCATTGCCGTCTTTGAAGCCCTCAAGGGCGTTGCTGCACTGCTGGGCCTTCTGGGTCTCTTGAGCCTGCTGCACCACGATCTGCACCACCTCGCGCTGGAGCTGATCGGGCACTTCGGCCTGTCGCCCGAAGCCCGCTACCCGGCAGTGCTGATCAACTGGGTGGACAGGATCAATGCCAGCTCCATCCACACCCTGGTGCTGCTGGGCTCCCTCTACATCGCACTGCGCTGGCTGGAGGCCTGGGGCCTGTGGCACGACAAGGCGTGGGGCGAATGGCTGGGCGCGCTGTCTGCGGGCCTGTACATCCCATTGGAGATTCGGCACCTTCTGGCGCATCGCCACTGGCAGGGTGCGCTGGTGCTGCTGCTCAACCTCGTGCTGGTGGCCGTGCTGCTGCGCCGCCTGTATCTGCGGCGCAAGGCGTAA
- a CDS encoding microcin C ABC transporter permease YejB yields MFAYILKRLLLMIPTLLGVLLLTFVVIQFVPGGPVEQYLAEAKAGAGGGAEGGGMSYRGGQGIDQKRLDEIKALYGFDKPPAERFVQMVGQFARFDLGRSFFQNKSVWQLIKEKLPVSISLGLWTFLISYLVAVPLGIAKAVRAGSRFDLVSSLFVLVGYAIPGFVLGVLLLVVFAGQLAWFPLRGLTSSNWEALSWGARIIDYLWHITLPVTAMVAGSFAVTAMLTKNSFLEEIRKQYVMTARAKGLSERQVLWRHVFRNALLPIVTGFPAAFIGAFFAGSLLIETQFSLDGLGLLSYESVIRRDYPVVLGTLYLFTLIGLVTKLVSDLCYVWVDPRVKFD; encoded by the coding sequence ATGTTCGCCTACATCCTCAAACGCCTGCTGCTGATGATCCCGACCCTGCTGGGCGTGCTGCTGCTGACCTTTGTCGTGATCCAGTTCGTACCCGGTGGCCCGGTGGAGCAGTACCTGGCCGAGGCCAAGGCGGGTGCTGGCGGTGGTGCAGAGGGCGGCGGCATGAGCTACCGCGGCGGCCAGGGCATTGATCAGAAGCGTCTCGACGAGATCAAGGCGCTCTATGGCTTTGACAAACCGCCTGCCGAGCGCTTTGTGCAGATGGTGGGCCAGTTTGCCCGGTTTGACCTGGGCCGCAGCTTCTTTCAGAACAAGAGCGTCTGGCAACTCATCAAGGAGAAGCTGCCGGTCTCCATCAGCCTGGGCCTGTGGACCTTTCTGATCAGCTATCTGGTGGCCGTGCCGCTGGGCATTGCCAAGGCGGTGCGGGCAGGCTCACGCTTCGATCTGGTCAGCTCGCTGTTCGTGCTGGTAGGGTATGCCATTCCCGGTTTTGTGCTGGGCGTGCTGCTTCTGGTGGTGTTTGCCGGGCAACTGGCATGGTTTCCGCTGCGCGGGCTTACCTCGTCCAATTGGGAGGCTCTGAGCTGGGGCGCGCGCATCATCGATTACCTCTGGCACATCACCTTGCCGGTGACGGCCATGGTGGCGGGCAGTTTTGCGGTGACCGCCATGCTCACCAAGAATTCCTTCCTGGAGGAAATCCGCAAGCAGTATGTGATGACGGCGCGCGCAAAAGGCCTGTCGGAGCGACAGGTGCTATGGCGCCACGTGTTCCGCAATGCATTGCTGCCCATTGTGACCGGCTTTCCTGCGGCATTCATTGGCGCGTTCTTTGCCGGCTCGCTCCTGATCGAGACGCAGTTCTCGCTCGATGGGCTGGGCCTGCTCAGCTACGAGAGCGTGATCCGCCGCGATTACCCGGTGGTGCTGGGCACCCTGTACCTCTTTACGCTGATCGGCCTGGTCACCAAGCTTGTCAGCGACCTGTGTTACGTGTGGGTGGATCCGCGTGTCAAGTTTGACTGA
- a CDS encoding extracellular solute-binding protein has product MRFCLPLILCAAAAAPAWANHAYALWGEPRYGADFKHFGYVNPDAPKGGELRLVSGLRYSTFDKYNPFTIKGSPPAYLSDMLFESLLTGSLDETATGYGLLAEDVVVAPDGLSATFRLRKEARFHNGKPVTAQDVKHSYETLISKYVSPGYKTLLVDVDGCDVVDDRTVRFRFKKPNRDLPLTVGGLPVFSRDWGKGDDGKAKPFDQIVTDIPIGSGPYKIGPVNFGKDITYVRDPGYWGKNLPVRVGSNNFDKVTIKIYRDSTARLEALKAGEFDLMRFFSAGDWARRLYGKRFDSGELRKGDFANKLPSGFQSYFLNTRRPLLQDARVRQALGLAYDFEWMSRQMFYGAYQRVHGLFGNTACETHGAPSAAELALLQPFEKDLPAGTLDPIQEPPRTDGASGEAGGEHTLRGNLRKAQKLLADAGWKVGSDGLLRNAKGEPLVLEYLDSSEGGAKVVSAWTRNLEKLGITLKLRVVDFALYQQRMDKFDFDIITLNIPGTNNPGQEYAELFGSAAADQEGSGNFIGLKSPAVDAMIAQMSSAKTEEQLLPACHALERIIVAGHYLIPQYYAGSHRMVYDAWRLVVPPQIPAYAPGETWVINNWWARLPPLTAETAKP; this is encoded by the coding sequence ATGCGCTTTTGCCTTCCGCTGATATTGTGTGCGGCCGCTGCCGCTCCTGCCTGGGCCAACCATGCCTATGCCCTGTGGGGCGAGCCGCGCTATGGCGCGGATTTCAAGCATTTTGGCTATGTCAACCCAGACGCCCCCAAGGGCGGTGAGCTGCGGCTGGTGAGCGGCCTGCGTTACTCCACCTTCGACAAATACAACCCGTTCACGATCAAGGGCTCGCCCCCGGCCTACCTGAGCGACATGCTGTTCGAGAGCCTGCTGACCGGCAGCCTGGACGAAACGGCCACCGGCTACGGCCTGCTGGCCGAGGATGTGGTGGTGGCGCCAGACGGCCTGTCTGCCACCTTCCGGCTGCGCAAGGAGGCGCGCTTTCACAATGGCAAGCCCGTCACCGCGCAGGATGTGAAACACAGCTATGAAACGCTGATCAGCAAATATGTATCACCCGGGTATAAAACCCTGCTGGTGGATGTGGACGGCTGCGATGTGGTTGACGACCGTACCGTGCGCTTTCGCTTCAAAAAGCCCAACCGCGATCTGCCGCTGACGGTGGGCGGTCTGCCGGTCTTCAGCCGCGACTGGGGCAAGGGCGATGATGGCAAGGCCAAGCCGTTTGACCAGATCGTGACCGACATTCCGATCGGCAGCGGCCCGTACAAGATCGGGCCGGTCAACTTCGGCAAGGACATCACCTACGTGCGCGACCCGGGCTATTGGGGCAAGAATCTGCCGGTGCGCGTGGGCAGCAACAACTTCGACAAGGTCACCATCAAGATCTACCGGGACAGCACGGCACGGCTGGAGGCCTTGAAGGCGGGCGAATTCGACCTGATGCGTTTTTTCAGCGCAGGCGACTGGGCGCGGCGCCTCTATGGCAAGCGTTTTGACAGCGGAGAGCTGCGCAAGGGGGATTTTGCCAACAAGCTGCCGTCGGGCTTTCAAAGCTATTTTCTGAACACCCGCCGCCCGCTCTTGCAGGATGCGCGCGTAAGGCAGGCCTTGGGACTGGCCTACGATTTTGAGTGGATGAGTCGCCAGATGTTCTATGGCGCCTACCAGCGGGTGCATGGCCTGTTTGGCAACACGGCCTGCGAGACCCATGGCGCGCCCAGCGCAGCCGAACTGGCCTTGCTCCAGCCTTTTGAAAAGGATTTGCCTGCGGGAACCTTGGATCCCATCCAGGAGCCGCCCCGCACGGACGGTGCCTCAGGCGAAGCGGGGGGCGAACATACCCTGCGCGGCAATCTGCGCAAGGCGCAGAAGCTGTTGGCAGATGCGGGCTGGAAAGTGGGCAGCGACGGCCTGCTGCGCAATGCCAAGGGTGAGCCGCTGGTACTGGAATACCTGGACAGCAGCGAAGGGGGCGCCAAGGTGGTCAGCGCCTGGACACGCAACCTGGAAAAGTTGGGCATCACGCTCAAGCTGCGCGTGGTGGATTTCGCGCTGTACCAGCAGCGCATGGACAAGTTTGATTTTGACATCATCACGCTCAACATTCCCGGCACCAACAACCCGGGCCAGGAATATGCAGAGCTGTTTGGCAGTGCCGCTGCCGATCAGGAAGGCTCGGGCAACTTCATCGGCTTGAAGAGCCCCGCCGTCGACGCCATGATCGCCCAGATGAGCAGTGCCAAGACCGAGGAGCAGCTGCTGCCGGCCTGCCATGCGCTTGAGCGCATCATTGTTGCAGGCCACTACCTGATTCCGCAGTACTACGCAGGCAGCCACCGCATGGTGTACGACGCCTGGCGCCTGGTTGTGCCGCCGCAGATTCCGGCCTATGCGCCGGGGGAAACCTGGGTCATCAACAACTGGTGGGCGCGGCTGCCACCGTTGACGGCAGAAACAGCCAAGCCTTGA
- the fabI gene encoding enoyl-ACP reductase FabI, with translation MGFLTGKKLLITGVLSNRSIAYGIAKACHEQGAELAFSYVGERFKDRITEFAAEFNSSLIFDCDVADDAQIEAMFKGLGEAWGKFDGFVHSIGFAPREAIAGNFLDGLSREGFRIAHDISAYSFPAMAKAALPYLNDKSSLLTLSYLGALRSIPNYNTMGLAKASLEASVRYLAEAVGRTEDGRAIRANGISAGPIKTLAASGIKDFGKLLGRVADAAPLRRNVTIEDVGNVAAFLLSDLASGVTAEITYVDGGFSQTAGLSADQV, from the coding sequence ATGGGTTTTCTGACCGGCAAGAAGCTGCTGATCACGGGTGTGCTGTCCAACCGCTCCATCGCCTACGGCATTGCCAAGGCCTGCCACGAACAAGGCGCCGAGCTGGCTTTCAGCTATGTGGGTGAGCGTTTCAAGGACCGCATCACCGAATTTGCCGCCGAATTCAACTCCAGCCTGATTTTTGACTGCGATGTGGCCGATGACGCACAGATCGAAGCCATGTTCAAGGGCCTGGGCGAGGCCTGGGGCAAGTTCGACGGCTTTGTGCATTCGATCGGCTTTGCACCGCGCGAGGCGATTGCCGGCAACTTCCTCGACGGCCTCTCGCGCGAAGGCTTCCGCATTGCGCATGACATCAGCGCCTACAGCTTTCCCGCCATGGCCAAGGCTGCACTGCCTTACCTGAACGACAAGTCATCGCTGCTGACCCTGTCGTACCTGGGAGCCCTGCGCTCCATCCCCAACTACAACACCATGGGCCTGGCCAAGGCATCGCTGGAAGCATCGGTGCGCTACCTGGCCGAGGCCGTGGGCCGCACCGAAGACGGCCGCGCCATCCGTGCCAACGGCATCTCGGCCGGCCCGATCAAGACGCTGGCTGCCTCCGGCATCAAGGATTTCGGCAAGCTGCTGGGCCGCGTGGCCGATGCCGCCCCGCTGCGCCGCAACGTGACCATTGAAGACGTGGGCAACGTCGCCGCCTTCCTGCTGAGCGACCTGGCCTCGGGCGTGACCGCCGAGATCACCTACGTGGACGGCGGCTTCAGCCAGACAGCAGGCCTGTCGGCCGACCAGGTGTAA